The proteins below come from a single Anaerolineales bacterium genomic window:
- a CDS encoding UbiA family prenyltransferase, whose translation MQVDAISKPNASKLRGLLRLTRWTEFVPYVFPLTTFGALMATKATGTAIDGRLIVAILANLLVGAYAFMINDIEDAPDDAFDPARAARNPVAAGEISAREGWLATLACGALALVLFALLGLPVLLTGGLNLVLAHLYSWKIIRLKAYPVADVVSHALMLSGLVFLIGYFTFHNQPGAVWWIVLSMTLVSCYGQLYNQVRDFEADKAAGLHNTAILIGERAAHLLGYAFVGAAVVILIGVFISGLIPWWVLIAPLAALPLFLIIRPQRDMRGGEAANLSGKMQWATMLLYNLAIGVWFIAALLKLW comes from the coding sequence TCCCCTGACGACCTTCGGGGCGCTTATGGCAACAAAGGCGACAGGAACGGCGATTGATGGGCGATTGATCGTTGCCATTCTCGCCAATCTGTTGGTGGGCGCTTATGCCTTCATGATCAATGATATTGAAGATGCCCCTGACGATGCCTTTGATCCGGCGCGTGCGGCGCGGAATCCCGTTGCCGCCGGAGAGATCAGCGCCCGCGAGGGCTGGCTGGCAACGCTTGCCTGTGGAGCGCTTGCTCTCGTCTTGTTTGCCCTGTTGGGTCTGCCGGTGCTGCTCACTGGCGGCTTGAATCTTGTCCTTGCCCACCTCTATTCGTGGAAGATTATCCGCCTGAAGGCATATCCGGTGGCAGATGTCGTCTCCCACGCCCTCATGTTGAGCGGCTTGGTGTTCCTGATCGGCTATTTCACCTTTCACAATCAACCCGGCGCGGTGTGGTGGATTGTCCTCTCCATGACCCTTGTGTCGTGTTATGGGCAGTTGTATAACCAAGTCCGCGATTTCGAGGCAGACAAAGCCGCCGGCTTGCACAACACGGCAATCCTGATTGGGGAACGCGCCGCACACCTTTTGGGCTATGCCTTTGTTGGGGCGGCTGTCGTCATTTTGATCGGGGTGTTCATCAGCGGACTGATCCCTTGGTGGGTCTTGATCGCCCCGTTGGCTGCTTTGCCATTGTTCCTCATCATTCGCCCCCAACGCGATATGCGCGGCGGCGAGGCGGCAAATCTCAGCGGAAAAATGCAGTGGGCAACGATGCTGCTCTACAACCTTGCCATTGGTGTCTGGTTCATCGCCGCTTTGTTAAAATTGTGGTGA
- a CDS encoding NAD(P)H-binding protein, whose product MIIVTGGAGFIGRRLVARLLREGYTVRVITPPLRTILGGRSLPATFEGLAGAERLTVVPGALENVEALHRVMLGVHTVFHLASAGWEGRPRDLKTVDLGGMQNIIAAARSARVGRVIVLSHLGASPASGFALLKIKGEIEEAVKTSGLAYTIFRCGVVFGEGDQFVNGIARLLRANPLLYFQPGHGEGLLHPIYIDDLIEALIRSLDHLDTVDALLSVGGPEYVTYNEMVRTIMRVTRARRTIVNIPPYLLRAINRLTHRLFPAFPGSPQWFDILAGNRTAPMGTLYNVFGIHPVRFEDTILTYMPKRRYRAELMRTLLRRRA is encoded by the coding sequence ATGATTATCGTCACTGGCGGGGCGGGTTTTATCGGGCGTCGGCTTGTGGCGCGGCTGCTCCGTGAGGGGTATACGGTGCGCGTGATCACTCCCCCCCTGCGAACGATTCTTGGTGGTCGCTCCCTCCCCGCCACCTTTGAAGGGCTGGCGGGCGCAGAGCGGCTAACCGTTGTGCCGGGCGCCTTGGAGAATGTTGAGGCGCTTCATCGCGTCATGCTGGGGGTGCATACCGTGTTTCATCTCGCCAGCGCGGGTTGGGAAGGGCGCCCCCGCGACCTGAAAACAGTAGACCTCGGCGGGATGCAGAATATCATCGCTGCCGCGCGTTCGGCGCGGGTGGGGCGGGTGATTGTCCTCAGCCACTTGGGAGCGTCGCCCGCCTCAGGCTTTGCCCTGTTGAAGATCAAAGGGGAAATTGAGGAAGCGGTCAAGACAAGCGGGCTTGCCTATACCATTTTTCGCTGTGGGGTTGTCTTTGGCGAAGGCGATCAGTTTGTCAATGGCATTGCCCGCCTGCTCCGCGCCAACCCGCTGCTTTATTTTCAGCCGGGGCATGGTGAGGGGCTGCTACACCCCATCTACATTGACGATCTGATCGAAGCCCTCATCCGCTCCCTCGATCACCTTGATACGGTCGATGCCCTTCTCTCCGTTGGGGGGCCCGAATACGTCACCTACAACGAGATGGTACGGACGATCATGCGTGTTACACGGGCGCGACGGACGATTGTGAACATCCCTCCCTATCTGCTCCGGGCGATCAACCGCCTGACACACCGCTTGTTTCCCGCCTTTCCGGGGTCGCCCCAATGGTTTGACATCCTCGCCGGAAACCGCACTGCGCCGATGGGGACGCTCTACAATGTGTTCGGTATCCATCCCGTCCGCTTTGAGGATACCATCCTCACCTACATGCCCAAACGCCGTTACCGCGCAGAGTTGATGCGCACCTTGCTGCGGCGGCGGGCATAA
- a CDS encoding tRNA uridine(34) 5-carboxymethylaminomethyl modification radical SAM/GNAT enzyme Elp3 — protein sequence MIPYRPTLDLTTHRAPLLAILRAVIAAPTLSRHALEGLLRVHLKVVEGRRVFFTNDELVRAYREFTASGDLPPFDSAVLKRLRLKPIRTASGVTTVTVLTKPFPCPGECIFCPNDVRMPKSYLADEPGAQRAGQNAFDPYLQTHSRLTALDRMGHPTEKIEVIILGGTWSFYPETYQIWFVRRIFDALNDFGRGVDQSAEVRTALAVGSQFQPTLGGQSASPITLHGETLTESYNQVVQALYREEIHRSRQGAEAVARGDLPRTPITEYATWSELAAAHRANEDAPSRCVGLVVETRPDHLSVEEVLRIRRLGATKVQIGFQSLSDDILRLNKRGHTVAATRRAVRLLRAAGFKIHAHWMPNLYGATPASDAGEYHRLFADPDFRPDELKLYPCSLIESAELMTHYRAGRWRPYSEDELITLLETCFRHTPDYCRLTRVIRDIPGTDIVAGNKRTNLRQLVEERMAARGERGTDIRAREIRGDPVAPDELRLDVQAYDTSMGRDYFLQFITTDRRIAGFLRLSLPDRHTASLTEELTDAAIIREVHVYGQSLRIGEAGEGRAQHTGLGTRLIDRAAQIATEGGYPRLAVISAVGTRGYYRARGFADGLLYQVRALHPAI from the coding sequence ATGATACCCTACCGTCCCACGCTTGATTTAACCACACACCGCGCCCCCCTGCTGGCGATTCTTCGCGCCGTGATCGCTGCTCCCACCCTCTCGCGCCACGCCCTTGAAGGGCTTTTGCGCGTCCATTTAAAGGTGGTTGAGGGGCGGAGGGTGTTCTTCACCAACGATGAGCTTGTCCGCGCCTATCGTGAATTCACAGCGTCGGGCGACCTACCGCCCTTTGATTCTGCCGTCTTAAAACGCCTTCGGCTGAAACCAATCCGCACAGCGTCCGGCGTGACCACCGTGACCGTCCTCACCAAACCCTTCCCCTGCCCCGGTGAGTGTATCTTCTGCCCCAACGATGTACGGATGCCCAAAAGCTACCTTGCCGATGAGCCGGGCGCTCAGCGGGCGGGGCAAAACGCCTTTGACCCTTACCTCCAAACTCACTCCCGCCTGACGGCGTTGGATCGGATGGGCCACCCTACCGAGAAAATTGAGGTGATCATCCTCGGCGGCACATGGTCGTTTTACCCCGAAACCTATCAAATTTGGTTTGTGCGCCGTATTTTCGACGCGCTGAACGACTTTGGGCGTGGAGTTGATCAGAGCGCCGAGGTGCGAACGGCGTTGGCGGTGGGGTCGCAGTTTCAGCCGACGCTTGGCGGGCAAAGCGCCTCCCCCATCACCCTGCACGGGGAAACCCTTACTGAAAGCTACAATCAGGTTGTTCAGGCGCTCTACCGCGAGGAAATACATCGTTCGCGTCAGGGCGCTGAGGCGGTGGCGCGGGGCGACCTCCCCCGAACGCCGATCACCGAATACGCCACATGGTCAGAGTTGGCAGCGGCGCACCGAGCGAACGAAGATGCCCCTTCGCGCTGCGTTGGGCTGGTTGTTGAGACGCGCCCCGATCACCTCAGCGTGGAAGAAGTCCTCCGCATCCGCCGCTTGGGGGCGACAAAAGTGCAGATCGGCTTTCAAAGCCTCTCCGATGACATTCTCCGGCTGAACAAGCGCGGGCATACGGTTGCCGCCACACGCCGTGCGGTGCGTCTTTTGCGGGCGGCGGGCTTCAAGATTCATGCCCACTGGATGCCCAACCTCTATGGGGCAACGCCCGCCTCCGACGCCGGGGAATATCACCGCCTGTTTGCCGATCCCGATTTTCGCCCTGACGAATTGAAACTCTACCCCTGCTCGCTGATCGAGAGCGCCGAACTGATGACACACTACCGCGCCGGACGTTGGCGTCCCTACAGCGAGGATGAATTGATCACCCTGCTGGAGACCTGCTTTCGCCACACGCCCGACTACTGCCGTCTGACGCGGGTGATCCGCGATATTCCCGGCACGGATATTGTCGCCGGAAACAAACGCACCAATTTACGCCAGCTTGTCGAAGAACGGATGGCGGCGCGGGGCGAGCGCGGGACGGATATTCGCGCCCGTGAGATCAGGGGAGATCCCGTCGCCCCCGACGAGCTACGTCTTGACGTTCAAGCATATGATACCAGCATGGGACGGGATTACTTTCTCCAGTTCATCACAACAGATAGGCGCATTGCCGGATTTTTGCGTCTCTCGCTGCCAGACCGTCACACCGCGTCGCTCACCGAGGAACTGACCGACGCAGCGATCATCCGTGAAGTCCATGTCTACGGACAGTCGCTGCGTATTGGCGAGGCGGGCGAAGGGCGGGCGCAGCACACCGGATTAGGGACGCGCCTGATCGACCGTGCGGCGCAGATCGCCACCGAAGGGGGCTACCCACGCCTTGCCGTTATTTCGGCGGTTGGCACACGGGGCTACTATCGTGCGCGGGGCTTTGCCGATGGGTTGCTCTATCAGGTGCGGGCGCTGCATCCGGCTATCTAG
- a CDS encoding HD domain-containing protein — protein sequence MNRAEAWATVCEFVASDSLRKHMLSVEAAMRGYADHYGEDAESWGLVGLLHDFDWEIHPSLEQHPMDGAPILRARGVSEDDIRTILSHASRTGEERITLRDKALYAVDELTGLITAVTLVRPSRNIADVGVDSIRKKWKDKTFAAGVIRADIEHGAAQLGVDLWGFHVPLVLKAMQACAADLGLAGDS from the coding sequence ATGAACCGTGCTGAGGCTTGGGCGACAGTCTGCGAATTCGTTGCCTCCGATAGTCTGCGAAAACACATGCTCTCTGTAGAAGCCGCCATGCGCGGCTATGCCGATCATTATGGGGAGGACGCCGAAAGTTGGGGGCTTGTCGGCTTGCTCCATGATTTTGATTGGGAGATACATCCCTCTCTGGAGCAGCACCCCATGGACGGAGCGCCCATCCTGCGGGCGCGGGGAGTTTCTGAGGATGATATTCGTACCATCCTTAGCCACGCCTCCCGAACGGGCGAGGAACGAATCACCCTGCGCGATAAGGCGCTCTATGCCGTTGACGAACTGACCGGCTTGATCACGGCGGTCACGCTCGTTCGTCCCTCACGGAATATTGCCGATGTCGGCGTCGATTCGATTCGTAAAAAGTGGAAAGATAAAACCTTTGCAGCGGGCGTTATACGGGCGGATATTGAACACGGCGCAGCTCAGTTGGGCGTTGACCTCTGGGGCTTTCATGTGCCGCTCGTCTTGAAGGCGATGCAAGCCTGTGCTGCCGACCTCGGCTTGGCGGGGGATTCCTGA
- a CDS encoding flavin reductase family protein, giving the protein MIVNPAEIDNTLRYKVLIGSVVPRPIAWVSSMNREGALNLAPFSFFTVASTDPMTLIFCPQFAIKGGRPKDTLLNVQDVPEFVINLTNEDTAEAMNRTATELPRGESEFAWAGVTPLPSQTIRVPRVAEAPIAFECRLQRVVMISDQPGGGAVVFGEVQMIHLRDDLYSANGRIALDLLKPIARLAGASYARVTDTFDLERIPPPLA; this is encoded by the coding sequence ATGATCGTGAATCCGGCTGAGATTGACAACACCCTTCGCTACAAGGTTTTGATCGGGAGCGTCGTCCCCCGCCCAATTGCCTGGGTGAGTTCGATGAACCGCGAGGGGGCGTTGAATCTTGCCCCCTTTTCCTTTTTCACGGTGGCGTCTACCGACCCCATGACGCTCATCTTCTGCCCACAGTTCGCCATCAAAGGTGGGCGTCCCAAAGACACCCTTTTAAACGTTCAAGATGTTCCCGAATTCGTCATTAACCTAACGAACGAAGACACTGCCGAGGCAATGAATCGCACCGCCACCGAACTCCCACGCGGGGAGAGCGAGTTTGCCTGGGCGGGGGTGACGCCCCTCCCTAGCCAGACCATCCGCGTTCCCCGCGTTGCCGAAGCGCCCATTGCCTTTGAATGTCGTTTGCAGCGGGTGGTGATGATCAGCGATCAGCCCGGCGGGGGGGCGGTGGTCTTTGGTGAGGTGCAGATGATTCACCTCCGCGACGATCTCTATAGCGCTAATGGACGGATTGCCCTCGATCTGCTCAAGCCCATTGCCCGTCTTGCCGGGGCAAGCTATGCGCGGGTGACGGATACCTTTGATCTCGAACGTATCCCCCCGCCCTTAGCCTAA
- a CDS encoding ATP-binding protein, translating into MDAPKTAPPPRQPSSQPGQPAPRPPQGQSGGEADVWNILRPRETLEDYGVPPTIIYDLLMRMLFQEGEVSIKRFMDVIRISFPVVDAIMLKMQQDHQVEIARAGNLGRASYIYRLTDEGAARARDSLDRNQYVGPIPVPVEVYNQMILMQTSTRAKISPDDVQKAIAHLILPDGFHRRIGPALNGGSSLFLYGPPGNGKTTVAQAIAGILAGTDPIWLPYAVTAGGQIISIYDRLVHKPYEPTKEQAENLGEYDRRWGLFDRPAVMVGGELTMEGLDLRYDEVSKFYEGPLQLKANGGMFLIDDFGRQQMEPQQLLNRWIVPLESGFDFLRLRTGQTIQMPFRQLIVFSTNLDPNQLMDGAFLRRIQMKVQIESPDIRMFHIIFESMCRRMGVEPNTDVFKHLVEEWYRKPKRTLQSVHPRDILKIVRSLCDYEGKPFQLTPALIDEACRCYFV; encoded by the coding sequence GTGGACGCACCAAAAACCGCCCCACCCCCACGCCAACCGTCATCCCAACCCGGGCAACCAGCCCCACGCCCCCCACAAGGGCAAAGTGGTGGCGAAGCGGATGTCTGGAACATCCTCCGCCCGCGTGAAACCCTGGAAGATTACGGCGTCCCCCCAACAATTATCTATGACCTGCTCATGCGGATGCTGTTCCAAGAAGGGGAAGTCAGCATCAAGCGCTTCATGGATGTGATCCGCATCAGTTTTCCGGTGGTTGATGCGATCATGCTCAAAATGCAGCAGGATCATCAGGTGGAAATTGCCCGTGCGGGCAACCTCGGACGCGCCAGTTACATTTACCGCCTCACCGACGAAGGGGCGGCACGCGCCCGCGATTCGCTGGATCGCAACCAATATGTCGGACCGATCCCCGTTCCAGTGGAAGTCTATAATCAGATGATTCTGATGCAAACCTCCACCCGTGCCAAGATTTCCCCCGATGATGTGCAGAAAGCGATTGCCCATCTGATCCTGCCCGATGGCTTTCACCGCCGTATCGGACCCGCCCTCAACGGCGGTTCGTCACTGTTTCTTTACGGTCCGCCGGGCAATGGCAAGACGACGGTGGCGCAGGCAATCGCCGGCATCCTCGCTGGCACAGACCCCATTTGGCTGCCCTATGCGGTCACAGCAGGCGGGCAGATCATCAGCATTTATGATCGCCTTGTTCACAAACCCTACGAACCAACGAAAGAACAGGCGGAAAACCTCGGTGAATATGACCGCCGATGGGGACTCTTTGATCGCCCGGCGGTGATGGTCGGCGGCGAACTGACGATGGAAGGGCTAGACCTTCGCTATGACGAGGTGAGCAAGTTCTATGAAGGACCGCTCCAATTAAAAGCAAACGGCGGCATGTTCCTCATTGATGACTTCGGACGCCAGCAGATGGAGCCGCAGCAGCTTCTCAACCGCTGGATCGTCCCACTCGAATCCGGGTTTGACTTCCTTCGACTGCGGACGGGGCAGACCATCCAAATGCCCTTCCGCCAATTGATCGTATTCAGCACCAACCTTGATCCCAATCAACTGATGGACGGGGCGTTTTTGCGCCGGATTCAGATGAAGGTGCAGATCGAAAGCCCCGATATTCGGATGTTCCACATCATCTTCGAGTCGATGTGCCGCCGCATGGGGGTTGAGCCGAACACCGATGTGTTCAAACACTTGGTAGAGGAATGGTATCGGAAGCCTAAGCGGACGCTCCAATCTGTCCACCCCCGCGATATTTTGAAGATCGTCCGTTCTCTGTGCGATTATGAAGGGAAGCCCTTCCAACTGACCCCCGCCCTCATTGACGAGGCGTGCCGCTGCTACTTCGTCTGA
- a CDS encoding ABC-F family ATP-binding cassette domain-containing protein, whose product MQLTVSNLSKSYGVHTVLDSVGLTLGTGQRIGLVGANGVGKSTLLKCLIGEIEADSAAITLTRAARIGYLAQTMDGFGGATLGDVIEAAIAPIRALEQRLRQLEGEMALRPAALSTILDSYAECLEAYEWAGGHDLAYRIERVLSGLGVAHLPRQRLVETCSGGEKARVRLAMLLLGSPDMLLLDEPTNHLDALSLAWLERYLAASHSAMLIVSHDRHFLNQTVNAILEIDEHTHALKRYSGNYDAYLEAKRLERARWLEDYARQEEQIKELRHAIKVEARQVAHNRPPKDGDKLVYNGKKANVESTIARRVHNAEERLRRIEADPVPKPPDPLIFDADFDPAAFAGQFPLIVSGVEKAFGGRCILRHVSFVVGTQARILIIGENGVGKSTLLRILAGVMPPDRGSITRHPQTRLGYLDQECESLSPTLTLFDAYRAGLLGTEQQHKAVLLSSGLFRYADLDKRIAALSSGQKRKVQIARTIAERANLLLVDEPTNYISFDVLESFEAALRTFPGAVIAVSHDRRFREAFAGEVWELREGALHTLS is encoded by the coding sequence ATGCAGTTGACTGTTTCTAATCTCTCAAAATCCTACGGTGTTCACACCGTTCTTGATTCCGTCGGGCTAACGCTTGGCACAGGGCAGCGCATCGGTCTCGTCGGCGCAAACGGTGTCGGAAAATCAACCCTCCTGAAGTGCCTCATCGGGGAGATTGAGGCGGATAGCGCTGCGATTACGCTCACCCGTGCGGCGCGGATCGGCTATCTCGCCCAGACGATGGATGGCTTTGGCGGCGCGACTCTAGGGGATGTGATCGAGGCAGCCATTGCCCCCATCCGCGCCTTAGAGCAGCGTCTTCGCCAGCTTGAAGGGGAGATGGCGCTGCGCCCCGCCGCCCTAAGCACCATTCTTGATTCCTACGCCGAATGTCTAGAGGCTTACGAATGGGCGGGTGGGCATGACCTTGCCTACCGCATTGAGCGCGTTCTGAGCGGCTTGGGCGTTGCCCATCTCCCCCGCCAGCGCCTTGTGGAAACGTGTTCTGGTGGGGAAAAAGCGCGTGTCCGCCTAGCGATGCTGCTTTTGGGATCGCCCGATATGCTGCTCTTAGACGAACCCACGAATCATCTCGATGCGCTGAGTTTGGCATGGTTGGAGCGCTATCTGGCTGCCTCCCACAGTGCCATGTTGATCGTCTCTCATGATCGGCATTTCCTCAACCAGACGGTGAACGCCATTTTGGAAATTGATGAACACACCCATGCCCTAAAACGCTACAGTGGGAACTATGACGCCTACCTTGAGGCAAAACGGCTGGAACGCGCCCGCTGGCTTGAGGACTATGCCCGCCAAGAGGAACAAATCAAGGAACTCCGCCATGCAATCAAGGTGGAGGCGCGGCAGGTTGCCCACAACCGCCCCCCGAAAGATGGCGATAAATTGGTCTACAACGGGAAAAAGGCAAATGTCGAATCGACCATCGCCCGCCGCGTCCACAACGCGGAGGAACGCTTGCGGCGGATTGAGGCAGATCCCGTCCCCAAACCGCCCGATCCGTTGATCTTTGATGCCGATTTCGATCCCGCCGCTTTTGCTGGTCAGTTCCCGCTGATCGTCTCTGGAGTAGAGAAGGCATTTGGTGGGCGGTGCATCTTGCGCCATGTTTCCTTCGTCGTGGGAACACAAGCACGTATTCTGATCATCGGTGAAAACGGGGTGGGAAAGTCAACCTTGCTGCGCATCTTGGCGGGGGTGATGCCCCCCGATAGAGGGAGCATCACGCGCCACCCGCAAACACGACTTGGCTACCTTGATCAGGAATGTGAATCGCTCTCGCCAACGCTGACGCTCTTTGACGCCTACCGCGCCGGACTGCTCGGAACAGAACAGCAGCACAAGGCGGTCTTGCTCTCCTCTGGCTTGTTTCGCTATGCCGATCTCGACAAGCGGATCGCCGCGCTCAGCAGCGGGCAAAAACGGAAGGTGCAGATCGCCCGCACCATTGCCGAACGCGCCAACCTCCTGCTAGTGGACGAACCGACGAACTACATCAGTTTTGATGTCTTGGAATCATTCGAGGCGGCACTTCGTACCTTCCCCGGCGCGGTGATCGCCGTCTCTCATGATCGTCGTTTTCGGGAGGCATTTGCCGGAGAGGTATGGGAGTTGCGGGAAGGGGCGCTGCACACCCTTTCATAA
- a CDS encoding HEAT repeat domain-containing protein has translation MATRRLVEYHLERLKNKNPDIRKDSIEQLRLLGDPAALSALEHVFHHDEVLELRLLAQEAGREIFFKQNPSKKG, from the coding sequence ATGGCAACGCGCCGCTTGGTGGAATACCATCTCGAACGGTTGAAGAACAAGAATCCCGATATTCGCAAAGACTCAATTGAGCAGCTTCGTTTATTGGGCGACCCTGCCGCGCTTTCTGCCCTAGAACACGTCTTTCATCATGACGAAGTGTTGGAACTGCGCCTGCTTGCCCAAGAAGCCGGACGCGAAATCTTTTTTAAACAGAATCCCTCGAAAAAGGGGTAG
- a CDS encoding HEAT repeat domain-containing protein yields the protein MLLDELREKLRDPDQWARVEALRILAMVEETRTLRDIEQVFKNDPEPGVRQIAQWAGRIVYAALKQQSQVATTAPREMSAAEEAFLASLVEKDHRTFGVMQGQLLAQELLDELRGGASTPRPAPPPVSPVPTIKTGQTGLLSSGKPRRPPVATRTNMTLLELLDAGLSDDFFEGLNDA from the coding sequence ATGCTGCTGGACGAACTGCGCGAAAAACTGCGCGATCCCGATCAATGGGCGCGGGTTGAAGCCTTGCGAATTTTGGCGATGGTTGAGGAAACCCGCACCCTACGCGATATTGAGCAGGTGTTCAAGAACGATCCTGAACCCGGCGTGCGCCAGATTGCCCAATGGGCGGGGCGTATTGTCTATGCTGCCCTGAAACAGCAAAGCCAAGTGGCAACAACTGCCCCTCGTGAAATGAGCGCGGCAGAAGAAGCCTTCCTCGCCAGCCTTGTGGAAAAAGATCATCGCACCTTTGGCGTGATGCAAGGGCAGCTTTTGGCACAAGAACTCTTGGACGAACTGCGCGGAGGGGCAAGCACACCCCGCCCGGCGCCCCCGCCTGTCTCGCCCGTCCCGACGATCAAAACCGGGCAGACGGGGCTGCTCAGTTCGGGCAAGCCGCGCCGCCCCCCCGTTGCCACGCGGACGAATATGACCCTTTTGGAGCTCTTGGACGCGGGACTTTCAGACGATTTTTTCGAGGGGTTGAACGATGCCTGA